TTATAATTGCAGATCGAACTGTTTCAACTAAGACTACGCATATAGTAAGGGAAGTATGATTTATTGTCGCACTGTTGGCATTGGCTATAACAGGCAATTGAGGGTATATTCCAGCTCTGGTAGCTTTGCAAGCATCTGTTTTCCATAACCATTTACATTTCAGGCTGTAATGTAAGCCCTTTACCAATTGAAAAACAGTCTTAATGTAATGGTGGGTATAACGCTAGATACTTATACTGGTTATTATGTCATGTTGTCACAGACCAACCAGAGACGAAGAAAGTGGCTACAAATGACGGTAAGTGACCTGATGACGTAGCTGTAGTTAGTTATGTATGTGGCTGTTGTGATGATTCCCAACCCAAAGTAATTGGCCCAAAAAAATAGCATGAATTGGTACTGTGTTGCATGTGTTAAACTTAaatgtgttgtatatttgttcCCCTAATGAGCTGTAAATTCTCATTTTGCAGCCTTTTCAGCAATGGGAGGAATGGGTGGTCCCCCAAGGTATATACTTGAattgtagtttaaaaaaaagtcacaatAGGTCATTAATAACAAAGCATTGATTTAACATCGCTTTGTTCTGTTAATCTCAGGTCAATATCAGAGGAATTCAAGGTTCCAGATGGAATGGTCGGATTCAGTAAGTTTTTAACCAATAGAAAATAGCTGTTAGTTGTTGAATATTGAGGTGTAACGCACCCTTTTCCTTCTAGTtattggaagaggaggagaacaaataTCACGCCTACAGCAAGAGTCTGGATGTAAGATACAGATTGCGCCTGGTACGTTCAGATCCGTTCTAGATATTGGGGATCTCTGTAATACGAGGACATTGTTATTCTTGTGATGTTGTCATTAacttctttgtgttgttgtagACAGTGGAGGAATGCCAGATAGGTCGGTGACATTAACAGGAGGACCAGAATCCATCCAGTAAGCCATCCGTTTCCATTTAACAGTCCCTTTCAgggaaatgttgtttttaacgGCTTTTTATTTGGGGACCATGTCAGGGATTTCAGTCTCTGTATGACAACcattccctcctccccctcagggcTGCAAAAAGGCTACTAACAGAGATTGTTGATAAGGGGCGTCCAGCTCCAGCATTCAACCACAACGACGGCCCGGGAATGACTGTCCAGGAGATTATGGTCCCTGCCTCGAAAGCCGGACTTGTCATTGGGAAGGGTGGAGAAACCATCAAAAGCCTTCAGGTGAGTGTCCAGGCAGTCAGAGCTTGAGTTCTACGGTGTTGGTAACCATGGTGTCGTTCAAACAAGGAAATCATTTGATGAAGACACTCTGATTCTACTTTGCAGGAAAGAGCTGGTGTGAAGATGGTCATGATCCAAGACGGACCCCAAAACACAGGTGCTGACAAGCCTCTCCGAATTTCAGGAGAGCCCTTTAAAGTCCAGGTGGGTCCTGTCAAGCGTTATACTTCCAATATTATGGAATTGTAAACAAATGTTTTGCTGCCTCTGCTTTTTAGTCCTTCGAGTCTTCATGGAAGTGCGCTAATGACACTTTCATTTTATCTTCAGCAAGCCAAAGAGATGGTGATGGAGCTGATCAGAGATCAAGGCTTCAGGGAGCAGAGGGGCGAGTATGGTTCACGggttggaggtggaggaggaggaggcggcggaggaggcggcAACGGCGGCAATGGCGGAGGTGGTAACGGCGGcaatggcggaggaggaggcaatGGTGGAGGCGGGGGAGATGGCTTAGATGTGAGTGTGTAATCAATTGTCTCAATTTGCAGCTCAGGGGTTGGATCGGTATCTTAACATTTGGTTTTATTTGCTGTTATTTAGGTTCCTGTACCCCGGTTTGCAGTGGGAATAgttattggcagaaatggagaaATGATCAAGAAAATACAGAACGACACAGGCGTCAGAATTCAGTTTAAACCAGGTGAGTGATGAGGACTGCAAGTAGATGATAGGAACCGTGTGTGTGGTCAATGATGAAACTCATGCACCACGCTGAGAAGCTGATGTATAACCCCAACCCTTATCTGAGACTGAACACAAGACTATAGAATTATGGCAGACAATGAAGTTAAATCCCAGCAACATAAATTATGTATCAATGGTCTAACCACCATATTCTATCCTTCAAGATGACGGCAGCACTCCAGAAAGGATAGCACAGATCATGGGTCCCCCTGACCAAGCTCAGCATGCGGCAGAAATCATTTCCGATCTGCTGCGGAGTGTACAGGCCGGCGGGCCTCCAGgacatggcggcggcggcggcggtggcggcggcggcggtggtggtggtggtggcggcggcggcggcggtggcagaGGCCGTGGTCGCGGGCAGGGGAACTGGAACATGGGCCCCCCTGGTGGACTGCAGGAGTTTACCTTCACTGTCCCAACCATGAAGACCGGCCTCATCATTGGAAAAGGCAAGTGACCCATCACTGCCGTTAAACTGAGTGCATGACCCATATGTAAAAGCATAATTTACCAAAACTGTTAAATGCACATGAAACTTTACTTTCGAAAAGGTGAACCTTGATTAATCTAAAGAATGTTAATAGTCATGGGATTGAAATTGGTTGTTGCAGGATTTGTATGCTTGGCCTTTCACCCCATCAGTGATTATTATACAAGCTATTGGGTTGTTAATATTTAGTTTCTGAACTATTTAGGCGGTGAGACAATCAAGGGCATCAGCCAACAGTCTGGAGCCCGGATTGAGCTGCAGAGGAATCCTCCACCCAACGCTGATCCCAACATCAAAATGTTCACAGTTCGTGGCTCCCCTCAACAGATCGACTACGCCAGgcagctggtggaggagaaAATTGGGGTGAGATGATTCAGTTTGATAAAATGTCCCACTGCACGTAGATGATGGGAACCGTGTGTGTGGTCAATGATGAAACGCATGCACCACGCTGAGAAGCTGATGTATAACCCCAACCCTTATCTGAGACTGAACACAAGACCATAGAATTATGGCAGACAATGGAGTTAAATCCCAGCAACATAAATGATGTATCAAAAGACATTTGTCTTTTATAAGCTTCTTTACTGACCGggatgtgtttctttgttttcaggGACCCGTCACTCCGATGGGTGGTCCACACGGAGGTCCGGGTCCACACGGAGGTCCGGGTCCACATGGTCCCCCTGGACCACCTGGGCCCCCTGGGGCTCCCATGGGTCCATACAACCCTGGACCATACAACCAGGGACCTCCAGGACCACAGTAAGTACAGTGGCTGTTTGATATAAAGATCAACAATATGTTAGAAGAAAGGACTTATAAAGTGTGTCGAAAGTTAAtggttatttttatatttgatcaGTGGTCCACCAGCACCGTACCAGCCTCAGGGATGGGGCAATGGCTACCCACACTGGCAACAGGGACAACCTGATCCAAGTGAGTACCATCAGTTGACACGCACTTAATGTTGATAACTCTGTTCAATATCAGTTTGTATAATCAATAGCTCCATATTTATGTTCATAGCAATTATCTTGGCTGTTGTTTTCTAACAAAACTGGTTTGCTTTGTTCAGATAAACAAGCAGCCGATGCCAACGCGGCGGCGTGGGCGGCCTACTACGCTCAGTACAGCCAGCAGCCGCCGGCTCCCATGACCCCGACAAGTGGAGCTCCTGGCACATCTCAGAGCAACGGACAAGGTGACTGAAGTGTTTCTCGGAACATGCGCTGGCAGAACCCGTTGAGGCGAGAGAGGAGTAGAGCAGTGTAGACATCGTGCTTTACGTGAGTTTTCTGGGCTCTCGTCTTCCTGGTGTCAACAACAGGAAACTAGTTGGTTTGGTTCCACCTTTTGCAGacaatcagttttttttttaaacattacccTAGGGACAGCGTAGTTTTCCTCCATCTTTAATCAGTCGACCCAGACAGGTGGAATATTATAAGAAAACGGGTATACGAACGTAGTTTCAGTGTACACCCATTAACACAAGACGGTCTCAACAGCGACGGGGTGTACAATCGGCTTCTTTTTACGGCCTGGGTATTAGACTGCTGCTGGTCGGCTGTGGAGGGTTTTTAGTTCGAAATTGGATGCCTGTGCTGTTTAGACTGCAACACTTTTGACTAGCTATCGACGCAGGAGCCATCTTTTTTATCAGCTTATTATAAAGGCTATATGAGGGTTTATCAGCTAGCTTTATCAGAGCTTTTCCATCTGCCATGAATGTGCTCCTGAACTAGAGTTACATGTTTGGTTTGATGGTCGTGGATAAAAGTCACGTAGGATACAAAGTcaggttttttttacattttacatttagatGCATTGACACATTTTCCCTCATCTTTGTAGGTCAACAGAATCAACAACCTCAGGACTACACGAAAGCCTGGGAGGAATATTACAAGAAACAAGGTTGATACTCCTGTTAGCTGAAATATGGCTGAGTTCACACATACTTCATTGATATTTTACTCTCGAAAGCTTTAATTTAAACTTTGTTTGTGCAACAACCAATACATTGATCCAAAGTGTGATCCTGTTTTTTAATAGCTGTTTATATAACAGAATTCACTTTCCAGTCGAGAGCTAGAAATGGGAATGTCCTCAAGTAGATGAACAAGTGAGTCAAGTCAGCCCGGAGCTCTGAGATTAATG
This portion of the Pseudoliparis swirei isolate HS2019 ecotype Mariana Trench chromosome 8, NWPU_hadal_v1, whole genome shotgun sequence genome encodes:
- the fubp1 gene encoding far upstream element-binding protein 1 isoform X1 — encoded protein: MADYSSVAPPSSNNGAGMNDAFKDALQRARQIAAKIGGDGVAAPPTNEFGYGGQKRPLEDAGGYFPMPNLNIDQPETKKVATNDAFSAMGGMGGPPRSISEEFKVPDGMVGFIIGRGGEQISRLQQESGCKIQIAPDSGGMPDRSVTLTGGPESIQAAKRLLTEIVDKGRPAPAFNHNDGPGMTVQEIMVPASKAGLVIGKGGETIKSLQERAGVKMVMIQDGPQNTGADKPLRISGEPFKVQQAKEMVMELIRDQGFREQRGEYGSRVGGGGGGGGGGGGNGGNGGGGNGGNGGGGGNGGGGGDGLDVPVPRFAVGIVIGRNGEMIKKIQNDTGVRIQFKPDDGSTPERIAQIMGPPDQAQHAAEIISDLLRSVQAGGPPGHGGGGGGGGGGGGGGGGGGGGGGRGRGRGQGNWNMGPPGGLQEFTFTVPTMKTGLIIGKGGETIKGISQQSGARIELQRNPPPNADPNIKMFTVRGSPQQIDYARQLVEEKIGGPVTPMGGPHGGPGPHGGPGPHGPPGPPGPPGAPMGPYNPGPYNQGPPGPHGPPAPYQPQGWGNGYPHWQQGQPDPNKQAADANAAAWAAYYAQYSQQPPAPMTPTSGAPGTSQSNGQGQQNQQPQDYTKAWEEYYKKQGQAPPQASAAAAAASQPGGQPDYSAAWAEYYRQQAAYYGTANPQAMGGAPQAPQVLQDPSD
- the fubp1 gene encoding far upstream element-binding protein 1 isoform X2 gives rise to the protein MADYSSVAPPSSNNGAGMNDAFKDALQRARQIAAKIGGDGVAAPPTNEFGYGGQKRPLEDAGGYFPMPNLNIDQPETKKVATNDAFSAMGGMGGPPRSISEEFKVPDGMVGFIIGRGGEQISRLQQESGCKIQIAPDSGGMPDRSVTLTGGPESIQAAKRLLTEIVDKGRPAPAFNHNDGPGMTVQEIMVPASKAGLVIGKGGETIKSLQERAGVKMVMIQDGPQNTGADKPLRISGEPFKVQQAKEMVMELIRDQGFREQRGEYGSRVGGGGGGGGGGGGNGGNGGGGNGGNGGGGGNGGGGGDGLDVPVPRFAVGIVIGRNGEMIKKIQNDTGVRIQFKPDDGSTPERIAQIMGPPDQAQHAAEIISDLLRSVQAGGPPGHGGGGGGGGGGGGGGGGGGGGGGRGRGRGQGNWNMGPPGGLQEFTFTVPTMKTGLIIGKGGETIKGISQQSGARIELQRNPPPNADPNIKMFTVRGSPQQIDYARQLVEEKIGGPVTPMGGPHGGPGPHGGPGPHGPPGPPGPPGAPMGPYNPGPYNQGPPGPHGPPAPYQPQGWGNGYPHWQQGQPDPNKQAADANAAAWAAYYAQYSQQPPAPMTPTSGAPGTSQSNGQGQQNQQPQDYTKAWEEYYKKQGQAPPQASAAAAAASQPGGQPDYSAAWAEYYRQQAAYYGTANPQAMGGAPQAPQGQ
- the fubp1 gene encoding far upstream element-binding protein 1 isoform X3, producing MADYSSVAPPSSNNGAGMNDAFKDALQRARQIAAKIGGDGVAAPPTNEFGYGGQKRPLEDAGGYFPMPNLNIDQPETKKVATNDAFSAMGGMGGPPRSISEEFKVPDGMVGFIIGRGGEQISRLQQESGYSGGMPDRSVTLTGGPESIQAAKRLLTEIVDKGRPAPAFNHNDGPGMTVQEIMVPASKAGLVIGKGGETIKSLQERAGVKMVMIQDGPQNTGADKPLRISGEPFKVQQAKEMVMELIRDQGFREQRGEYGSRVGGGGGGGGGGGGNGGNGGGGNGGNGGGGGNGGGGGDGLDVPVPRFAVGIVIGRNGEMIKKIQNDTGVRIQFKPDDGSTPERIAQIMGPPDQAQHAAEIISDLLRSVQAGGPPGHGGGGGGGGGGGGGGGGGGGGGGRGRGRGQGNWNMGPPGGLQEFTFTVPTMKTGLIIGKGGETIKGISQQSGARIELQRNPPPNADPNIKMFTVRGSPQQIDYARQLVEEKIGGPVTPMGGPHGGPGPHGGPGPHGPPGPPGPPGAPMGPYNPGPYNQGPPGPHGPPAPYQPQGWGNGYPHWQQGQPDPNKQAADANAAAWAAYYAQYSQQPPAPMTPTSGAPGTSQSNGQGQQNQQPQDYTKAWEEYYKKQGQAPPQASAAAAAASQPGGQPDYSAAWAEYYRQQAAYYGTANPQAMGGAPQAPQVLQDPSD
- the fubp1 gene encoding far upstream element-binding protein 1 isoform X4, which produces MADYSSVAPPSSNNGAGMNDAFKDALQRARQIAAKIGGDGVAAPPTNEFGYGGQKRPLEDADQPETKKVATNDAFSAMGGMGGPPRSISEEFKVPDGMVGFIIGRGGEQISRLQQESGCKIQIAPDSGGMPDRSVTLTGGPESIQAAKRLLTEIVDKGRPAPAFNHNDGPGMTVQEIMVPASKAGLVIGKGGETIKSLQERAGVKMVMIQDGPQNTGADKPLRISGEPFKVQQAKEMVMELIRDQGFREQRGEYGSRVGGGGGGGGGGGGNGGNGGGGNGGNGGGGGNGGGGGDGLDVPVPRFAVGIVIGRNGEMIKKIQNDTGVRIQFKPDDGSTPERIAQIMGPPDQAQHAAEIISDLLRSVQAGGPPGHGGGGGGGGGGGGGGGGGGGGGGRGRGRGQGNWNMGPPGGLQEFTFTVPTMKTGLIIGKGGETIKGISQQSGARIELQRNPPPNADPNIKMFTVRGSPQQIDYARQLVEEKIGGPVTPMGGPHGGPGPHGGPGPHGPPGPPGPPGAPMGPYNPGPYNQGPPGPHGPPAPYQPQGWGNGYPHWQQGQPDPNKQAADANAAAWAAYYAQYSQQPPAPMTPTSGAPGTSQSNGQGQQNQQPQDYTKAWEEYYKKQGQAPPQASAAAAAASQPGGQPDYSAAWAEYYRQQAAYYGTANPQAMGGAPQAPQVLQDPSD
- the fubp1 gene encoding far upstream element-binding protein 1 isoform X5 produces the protein MADYSSVAPPSSNNGAGMNDAFKDALQRARQIAAKIGGDGVAAPPTNEFGYGGQKRPLEDAGGYFPMPNLNIAFSAMGGMGGPPRSISEEFKVPDGMVGFIIGRGGEQISRLQQESGCKIQIAPDSGGMPDRSVTLTGGPESIQAAKRLLTEIVDKGRPAPAFNHNDGPGMTVQEIMVPASKAGLVIGKGGETIKSLQERAGVKMVMIQDGPQNTGADKPLRISGEPFKVQQAKEMVMELIRDQGFREQRGEYGSRVGGGGGGGGGGGGNGGNGGGGNGGNGGGGGNGGGGGDGLDVPVPRFAVGIVIGRNGEMIKKIQNDTGVRIQFKPDDGSTPERIAQIMGPPDQAQHAAEIISDLLRSVQAGGPPGHGGGGGGGGGGGGGGGGGGGGGGRGRGRGQGNWNMGPPGGLQEFTFTVPTMKTGLIIGKGGETIKGISQQSGARIELQRNPPPNADPNIKMFTVRGSPQQIDYARQLVEEKIGGPVTPMGGPHGGPGPHGGPGPHGPPGPPGPPGAPMGPYNPGPYNQGPPGPHGPPAPYQPQGWGNGYPHWQQGQPDPNKQAADANAAAWAAYYAQYSQQPPAPMTPTSGAPGTSQSNGQGQQNQQPQDYTKAWEEYYKKQGQAPPQASAAAAAASQPGGQPDYSAAWAEYYRQQAAYYGTANPQAMGGAPQAPQVLQDPSD